In Jejubacter calystegiae, the following are encoded in one genomic region:
- a CDS encoding efflux RND transporter permease subunit: MIAAIIRASLRNRLLVLLATLIMAAWGVWSVQQAPLDALPDLSDTQVIVRVNYPGKAPQIVEDQVTYPLTTTMLSVPGARTVRGFSMFGDAYIYILFDDGTDLYWARSRVLEYLSQVQNSLPPEAKASLGPDATGVGWVYEYALVDRSGNHSLGDLRAIQDWILKYELKTVPNVSEVASVGGMVKQYQVVLNPDRMRALNVSHTQAIDAIKSANQEGGGSVLEMGEAEYMVRTSGYLQNLEAFRNVVIASRGGVPVLLGDIATVRRGPEIRRGVAELNGEGEVAGGIIIMRSGKNAMTTINAVKARLEEIKRSLPQGVEIVPVYDRSQLIENSVKTLTQKLIEEFIVVAVVCTLFLFHFRSALVAMISLPLGILGAFIVMHYQGISANMMSLGGIAIAIGAMVDAAIVMIENMHKVLEQWRHDNPQQTPRSADYWRITQQASSEVGPALFCSLLIITLSFIPVFTLEAQEGKMFSPLAFTKTWSMAVAAGLGITLVPILMGFFIRGKIPDEHSNPLNRALIRLYEPLLDRVLRWPKATLGVATALLIATLWPLSQLGSEFLPQIDEGDLLYMPSTLPGISSREAARLLQLTDRLIKTVPEVDTVFGKAGRADTATDPAPLTMLETTIRFKPKDRWRPGMTMDKLIEELDSRVQVPGIANVWVPPIRNRLDMLATGIKSPVGIKVNGNNIAQIEQTAEQIERVVRRVPGVTSALAERLDGGRYINIDIDRRKAARYGVSVKELQSLVASLVGGDNIGTTLEGRERYPINVRYPREMRDSLQKLRELPVVTAGGEQIALAELADISVTSGPPMLKSENARLTNWIYVDIRDRDLASAVREMRQVVGREVKLPEGVSLSWSGQYEYLERATAKLTLVLPLTLAIIFVLLYLTFNRVRDALLIMGTLPFALIGGVWLLWLLDYNLSVAAAVGFIALAGVAAEFGVIMVLYLNHALDKHGGETSQALNAAIHEGAVLRVRPKAMTVATIMAGLLPIMWGSGTGSEVMQRIAAPMIGGMISAPLLSMLVIPAFYLLTHRKK; the protein is encoded by the coding sequence ATGATCGCCGCCATTATTCGCGCCTCGTTGCGCAACCGGCTGTTGGTGCTGCTCGCGACGCTAATCATGGCAGCCTGGGGAGTCTGGTCTGTGCAGCAGGCGCCCCTTGATGCCCTGCCGGATCTCTCCGATACCCAGGTGATCGTCCGGGTGAACTATCCGGGTAAGGCCCCGCAGATCGTGGAAGATCAAGTGACGTATCCGCTCACCACCACCATGCTGTCGGTGCCCGGAGCCAGAACGGTGCGCGGCTTTTCCATGTTCGGTGATGCTTATATCTACATTTTGTTTGATGACGGCACCGATCTGTACTGGGCGCGTTCCCGGGTACTGGAGTATTTAAGCCAGGTACAAAACAGCCTGCCTCCGGAAGCAAAGGCCTCGCTGGGGCCGGATGCCACCGGCGTCGGCTGGGTGTACGAGTATGCGCTGGTCGACCGCAGCGGCAACCACAGTCTGGGGGATCTTCGGGCGATCCAGGACTGGATTCTGAAATACGAGCTGAAAACCGTGCCCAACGTCTCGGAAGTCGCCAGCGTCGGCGGCATGGTGAAGCAGTACCAGGTGGTGCTCAACCCGGACCGGATGCGGGCCCTTAACGTCAGCCACACCCAGGCCATCGACGCCATTAAGAGCGCCAACCAGGAAGGAGGCGGCTCGGTACTGGAGATGGGTGAAGCGGAGTATATGGTACGTACCTCCGGCTACCTGCAAAATCTGGAGGCGTTTCGCAATGTGGTCATCGCCAGCCGTGGCGGCGTGCCGGTGCTGCTGGGCGATATCGCCACCGTCAGACGCGGTCCGGAGATACGCCGCGGCGTGGCGGAACTTAACGGCGAAGGCGAAGTGGCGGGCGGTATCATCATCATGCGCTCCGGTAAAAACGCCATGACCACCATCAACGCGGTAAAGGCCAGGCTGGAGGAGATCAAAAGGAGTTTGCCCCAGGGGGTGGAGATAGTACCGGTCTACGATCGATCACAGCTGATTGAAAATTCAGTCAAAACCCTGACCCAAAAACTGATTGAAGAGTTTATTGTGGTGGCGGTGGTCTGCACCCTGTTTCTGTTCCATTTTCGCAGCGCCCTGGTGGCGATGATCAGTCTGCCGCTGGGGATCCTCGGCGCCTTTATCGTAATGCACTATCAGGGCATCAGCGCCAATATGATGTCGCTGGGGGGGATCGCCATCGCCATTGGCGCCATGGTGGATGCCGCCATCGTGATGATCGAAAACATGCACAAGGTGCTGGAACAGTGGCGCCACGACAATCCCCAACAAACGCCGCGTTCGGCGGACTACTGGCGGATAACCCAGCAGGCCTCTTCCGAAGTCGGCCCCGCTCTGTTCTGTAGCCTGCTGATCATTACTCTCTCTTTTATTCCGGTCTTCACCCTGGAAGCCCAGGAAGGGAAAATGTTTTCCCCCCTGGCCTTTACCAAAACCTGGTCGATGGCCGTGGCGGCCGGTCTGGGCATTACCCTGGTGCCGATTCTGATGGGCTTTTTCATTCGCGGGAAGATCCCGGACGAGCACAGCAATCCGCTGAACCGCGCCCTGATCCGCCTGTATGAACCGCTGCTGGATAGAGTTCTGCGCTGGCCGAAGGCGACGCTGGGCGTGGCAACGGCATTGCTTATCGCCACGCTCTGGCCGCTGTCACAGCTGGGCAGCGAATTTCTGCCGCAGATCGACGAAGGGGATCTGCTGTATATGCCCTCTACCCTGCCGGGGATCTCCAGCCGCGAGGCGGCGCGCCTGCTGCAACTGACCGACCGTTTGATCAAAACGGTACCGGAGGTGGATACCGTTTTTGGTAAGGCAGGACGAGCCGATACCGCTACCGATCCGGCGCCGCTGACCATGCTGGAAACCACGATCCGCTTTAAACCAAAAGATCGGTGGCGCCCGGGGATGACCATGGACAAACTGATCGAGGAACTGGACAGCCGGGTGCAGGTTCCGGGCATCGCCAACGTCTGGGTGCCGCCGATCCGTAACCGCCTGGATATGCTGGCTACTGGCATCAAAAGCCCGGTGGGAATCAAGGTAAACGGCAATAACATCGCGCAGATCGAACAGACCGCTGAGCAGATCGAGCGGGTGGTGCGTAGGGTGCCGGGCGTCACCTCCGCGCTGGCGGAGCGCCTGGACGGCGGGCGTTATATCAATATCGATATCGACCGGCGCAAGGCGGCGCGCTATGGCGTATCAGTGAAGGAACTACAGTCGCTGGTGGCAAGCCTGGTGGGCGGCGATAATATCGGCACCACCCTTGAAGGGCGCGAACGTTACCCGATAAACGTGCGCTATCCGCGCGAAATGCGCGATTCGTTGCAGAAACTGCGCGAGCTGCCGGTAGTGACCGCCGGAGGAGAACAGATAGCCCTGGCCGAACTGGCGGATATCAGCGTCACCAGCGGTCCGCCGATGCTGAAAAGCGAAAATGCCCGCCTGACTAACTGGATCTATGTGGACATCCGCGATCGCGATCTGGCCTCGGCGGTACGGGAGATGCGGCAGGTCGTCGGCCGTGAGGTCAAACTGCCTGAGGGAGTCTCCCTGAGCTGGTCCGGGCAGTACGAATATCTGGAACGGGCTACCGCAAAACTTACGCTGGTGCTGCCCCTTACCCTGGCGATTATCTTTGTTCTGCTCTACCTTACCTTTAATCGGGTGCGGGACGCTCTGCTGATTATGGGCACCCTGCCCTTTGCGCTGATTGGCGGAGTCTGGCTGCTGTGGCTGCTGGACTACAACCTGTCGGTGGCGGCGGCGGTGGGCTTTATCGCTCTTGCCGGGGTGGCCGCAGAATTCGGCGTGATTATGGTGCTCTATCTGAATCACGCCCTGGATAAACACGGCGGTGAAACATCCCAGGCGCTGAATGCGGCGATCCACGAAGGCGCGGTACTGCGCGTGCGCCCGAAAGCGATGACCGTCGCCACCATTATGGCGGGTCTGCTGCCGATTATGTGGGGCAGCGGTACCGGTTCAGAGGTGATGCAGCGTATCGCCGCACCGATGATTGGCGGAATGATCAGCGCCCCACTGCTCTCGATGTTGGTGATCCCGGCGTTCTATTTACTGACTCATCGTAAAAAATAA
- a CDS encoding efflux RND transporter periplasmic adaptor subunit — translation MKLKTALPLVTAAIALLAGGYWLGSLSHRAPAGAEPQNPQQDRKVLYWYDPMVPGTRFDKPGKSPFMDMELVPRYADETRDDNGVQISARQQQNLGVRTAPVTLRTFGSQLAAFGTVATDQRSITTVSAPAAGQVEKLLVSAPQQLVKRNAPLARLWIPQWTAAQQEYLAVRQMGDSALTRAARARLRLQFMPESVIRAVERSGAPQPRITLYAPRDGYISKLDVRTGSQVAANQGLFEVAALDPVWMVIDYPESQASQLRQGMKVKATTASWPGDTFHGAIAELLPDLEATTRTLKARVVLDNPCRRLKPGMILNVQLADTSQNAPVLTIPEEALIATRDGGRVLIKEGDGLFRPVAVTTGQSGDGMLEVRSGLQEGQQVVTSGQFLIDSEASLRSALPQMGDSPAESTPQSWSTHGVIMALNPDSVTIAHDPVPALKWSAMTMDFTITSQQKAGLKTGERVMFSFTMDDDGVHIASIMPMSDEAGHDHKEQP, via the coding sequence ATGAAACTGAAAACCGCTCTGCCGCTGGTCACCGCCGCCATCGCGCTGCTGGCTGGCGGCTACTGGCTGGGCAGTCTCAGCCACCGTGCGCCTGCCGGCGCCGAACCGCAAAACCCGCAGCAGGATCGCAAAGTCCTCTACTGGTACGATCCTATGGTTCCCGGCACCCGCTTCGATAAGCCGGGGAAGTCCCCTTTTATGGATATGGAGCTGGTTCCGCGCTATGCGGATGAAACCCGGGACGATAACGGCGTACAGATTAGCGCACGCCAGCAACAGAATCTGGGCGTGCGTACCGCACCAGTCACGCTTCGCACGTTCGGAAGCCAGCTTGCCGCTTTCGGCACCGTCGCCACCGACCAACGCAGTATCACCACTGTTTCCGCCCCCGCTGCGGGTCAGGTAGAAAAGTTGTTGGTTAGCGCCCCCCAGCAGTTGGTGAAACGCAATGCACCGCTGGCCCGACTGTGGATCCCCCAATGGACTGCGGCCCAGCAGGAGTATCTGGCGGTACGTCAGATGGGCGATAGCGCGCTAACCCGCGCCGCCCGCGCACGTCTGCGACTGCAGTTTATGCCGGAATCGGTCATTCGCGCCGTCGAACGCAGCGGCGCTCCTCAGCCGCGCATCACGCTATACGCCCCGCGCGATGGCTATATCAGCAAGCTGGATGTCAGAACCGGTAGCCAGGTCGCAGCGAATCAGGGACTGTTTGAAGTGGCGGCGCTGGATCCGGTATGGATGGTGATCGACTACCCGGAAAGCCAGGCCAGCCAGCTTCGCCAGGGCATGAAAGTCAAGGCCACCACCGCTTCCTGGCCCGGCGACACCTTTCACGGCGCCATAGCCGAACTGCTGCCGGACCTGGAAGCCACCACTCGTACCCTGAAGGCCCGCGTAGTGCTGGATAATCCGTGCCGGCGACTAAAACCGGGCATGATCCTCAACGTCCAACTGGCTGACACTTCCCAAAACGCGCCGGTACTGACCATCCCCGAAGAGGCGCTAATTGCCACCCGCGACGGCGGACGGGTACTGATCAAAGAAGGCGACGGTCTGTTCCGACCGGTGGCGGTCACCACTGGCCAGAGCGGTGACGGTATGCTGGAGGTCCGCAGCGGCCTGCAAGAAGGTCAGCAGGTCGTCACCTCCGGCCAGTTCCTGATCGATTCTGAAGCCAGTCTGCGCAGCGCCCTGCCGCAGATGGGTGATTCGCCAGCGGAATCCACGCCGCAAAGCTGGAGTACCCATGGCGTTATCATGGCCCTCAATCCGGACTCCGTCACCATCGCACACGACCCGGTACCGGCACTGAAATGGTCAGCCATGACCATGGACTTCACCATTACATCGCAGCAAAAAGCCGGACTTAAAACCGGTGAGCGGGTGATGTTCAGCTTTACGATGGACGATGACGGCGTACATATCGCCTCGATAATGCCCATGAGCGACGAAGCCGGGCACGACCACAAGGAGCAGCCATGA
- a CDS encoding TolC family protein: MFHNINRVACGLPLTLCLFSTAAGATSLAQALSAAEDYSAELSANDHQVNALNNMADSAMQLPDPKLKFGIENVPVQGGNGHRLTREGMTMQRVGVMQQYVSSTKRERRSEAIRSEASKAAANAGVIRARLQRDTAQAWLNLAASQKTLKAIETLIAETRRQGSVQTAGVASGTASASSVLDLRLALSTMENEADNARRDLQIAQARLMQLTGQNITAVSGPLPRIERLPADEATLIAAIKLHPEIVQASREAATARAKSRQSEVAAIPDVGVEVYYAKRADGMDDMAGVMFTVDLPLFQGKRQDKDHAADVSRTYQATDQLTLLMREHQAVLNQLISQYNAAKAIYDRQVNEVLPLLRSKVRLVKAQYQSGGSGLSELLSARRDLLNGEVARNNAEKALADAWAAIRYLTPQESQS, translated from the coding sequence ATGTTCCACAATATCAACAGGGTGGCCTGCGGGCTGCCCCTTACGCTGTGCCTGTTTTCTACCGCTGCAGGTGCCACCAGCCTGGCACAGGCACTTAGCGCAGCGGAAGACTACTCGGCGGAGCTTTCCGCCAACGATCATCAGGTCAACGCCCTGAATAATATGGCGGACTCCGCCATGCAGTTACCGGATCCCAAACTGAAATTTGGTATCGAAAACGTTCCGGTACAGGGGGGAAACGGCCATCGTCTGACCCGTGAAGGGATGACCATGCAGCGGGTTGGCGTGATGCAGCAGTACGTTAGCAGCACCAAACGCGAGCGTCGATCCGAGGCTATTCGATCCGAGGCCAGCAAGGCGGCGGCCAATGCCGGTGTTATTCGCGCCCGACTACAGCGCGACACCGCCCAGGCATGGTTGAATCTGGCGGCTTCGCAAAAAACGCTGAAGGCGATCGAAACCCTGATTGCGGAAACCCGACGCCAGGGCAGCGTTCAGACCGCCGGTGTTGCCAGCGGAACCGCCAGCGCCAGTAGCGTACTGGATCTGCGCCTGGCCCTGAGCACGATGGAAAATGAGGCGGATAACGCCCGCCGGGACCTGCAGATTGCCCAGGCAAGGCTGATGCAGCTCACGGGGCAAAACATCACCGCCGTATCCGGCCCACTGCCGCGTATTGAACGCCTGCCCGCCGATGAAGCCACGCTTATCGCCGCCATTAAGCTGCATCCGGAGATCGTTCAGGCCAGCCGGGAGGCGGCAACCGCCAGAGCTAAATCCCGTCAGTCGGAGGTCGCTGCCATCCCGGATGTCGGGGTAGAGGTCTATTACGCCAAACGCGCCGACGGCATGGACGATATGGCCGGAGTGATGTTCACTGTCGATCTTCCCCTGTTCCAGGGCAAACGCCAGGATAAAGACCACGCGGCGGATGTCTCCCGCACTTACCAGGCCACCGATCAGTTAACGCTGTTAATGCGCGAACATCAGGCCGTGCTAAATCAGCTGATTTCTCAGTACAACGCGGCGAAAGCCATTTACGACCGCCAGGTTAATGAAGTCCTGCCGCTACTGCGTTCAAAAGTCCGCCTGGTCAAAGCCCAGTATCAGTCGGGCGGATCGGGGCTGTCAGAACTTCTTTCCGCCCGCCGCGATCTGCTGAATGGTGAAGTCGCCCGCAATAATGCCGAAAAAGCGCTTGCCGATGCCTGGGCCGCCATCCGCTACCTGACGCCGCAGGAGTCCCAATCATGA
- a CDS encoding copper-binding protein: MRIVYFILTTALLSLSGNVFSAMDHSSMAGMESSSQNAQTWNTTGVIKSWSPTSVSIAHRPVAQLNWPAMIMSFELDGYQGEPFAPGQQVRFTFRQTESGYALVSASAQ; encoded by the coding sequence ATGCGTATTGTTTACTTTATTCTGACTACCGCCTTACTTAGCCTTTCCGGTAACGTATTTAGCGCGATGGATCACAGCTCAATGGCGGGAATGGAAAGCTCATCCCAAAATGCACAAACCTGGAATACCACCGGCGTGATCAAATCCTGGTCCCCAACCTCGGTTTCTATCGCTCACCGCCCCGTCGCACAGCTGAACTGGCCCGCCATGATCATGAGCTTTGAGCTCGACGGCTATCAGGGAGAACCGTTCGCCCCAGGCCAGCAGGTTCGCTTCACCTTCCGTCAGACGGAATCCGGTTACGCCCTGGTCTCCGCCAGCGCGCAATAA
- a CDS encoding TetR family transcriptional regulator, whose protein sequence is MSYLKREARRETILTAAMNLALVEGFGAMTVRRIAGEAGIAAGQVHHHFSSSSALKAEAFLTLVRNSLDDATIDGTWRERLWIMLGADTALNDPYLRLWREAQVLAEQDPILRQALATATTLWHEETAKILRHGAEQNAFQLKDRPEAIAWRLIALLCGMDGLIALELPEMTAQILVEHMRRVVDSETGG, encoded by the coding sequence ATGTCCTACCTGAAACGCGAAGCGCGGCGTGAAACTATTCTGACGGCAGCGATGAATCTGGCCCTGGTCGAAGGCTTTGGGGCAATGACGGTAAGGCGTATCGCTGGCGAAGCGGGCATTGCCGCCGGCCAGGTACACCATCACTTTTCCTCCTCCTCAGCGTTAAAAGCCGAGGCCTTTCTGACTCTGGTACGCAACTCCCTGGACGATGCAACTATTGATGGCACATGGCGCGAGCGGCTATGGATTATGCTGGGAGCCGATACCGCCCTTAATGATCCTTACCTGCGCCTGTGGCGCGAAGCGCAGGTGCTGGCGGAACAGGATCCAATCCTTCGCCAGGCGCTGGCCACCGCCACAACCCTGTGGCATGAAGAGACCGCCAAAATTCTGCGCCATGGCGCCGAGCAGAACGCATTTCAGTTGAAAGATCGTCCGGAAGCCATCGCCTGGCGGCTTATCGCCCTGCTGTGCGGCATGGATGGTCTTATCGCCCTCGAACTGCCGGAAATGACCGCCCAGATTCTGGTTGAACATATGCGGCGCGTGGTTGATAGCGAAACGGGGGGATAA
- a CDS encoding SmvA family efflux MFS transporter — MQRQWLVLGIIILAYVPVAIDATVLHVAAPSLSVALQATGSELLWIIDIYSLVMAGMVLPMGALGDRIGFRRLMLSGAVIFGLGSLAAAYAPDAGLLIAARALLAVGAAMILPATLAGIRTTFNDAGQRNVALGIWAAIGSGGAAFGPLVGGVVMTHFSWGAVFLINIPIVALVLLLTWRWVPRQAFRSQQKLNLPQAIMLVVAILGLVWAVKSAMKPDIKAMQTLAALVPALLLLVWFVRIQLRSPSPMIDIALFRHRVILTGVVMAVTSMVALVGFELLMAQELQFVHGRTPLQAALFMLPVMLASSCSGPLAGMLVSRLGLRRVATAGMALSGLSFLGLANADFQHQQWLVWSWMVLLGISATVALLSATSAIMSATPKEKAAAAGAIETMAYELGAGLGIALFGLVLARSYSAVIALPLGLTADEQLRAASSIGEAVQVAAGLESGRGLAVMEAASQAFTHSHSVVLFSACVILLALAAVVWFALSAQRCESN, encoded by the coding sequence ATGCAACGTCAGTGGTTAGTGCTGGGCATTATTATTCTGGCTTATGTGCCGGTGGCGATCGACGCCACCGTGCTGCACGTAGCGGCGCCGTCGCTCAGCGTGGCGCTACAGGCGACGGGCAGCGAGCTGTTATGGATTATCGATATCTATTCACTGGTGATGGCGGGTATGGTGCTGCCGATGGGGGCGCTGGGGGATCGCATCGGTTTCCGGCGTTTGATGCTGTCAGGTGCTGTTATCTTCGGACTGGGGTCGCTGGCGGCCGCTTATGCGCCGGATGCCGGGCTGTTGATCGCTGCCCGGGCGCTGCTGGCGGTCGGCGCGGCGATGATTCTGCCGGCGACCCTGGCCGGTATTCGCACCACCTTTAATGATGCCGGGCAGCGAAACGTCGCGCTGGGTATCTGGGCGGCGATCGGCTCCGGCGGCGCCGCGTTTGGGCCGCTGGTGGGCGGCGTGGTTATGACGCATTTCTCCTGGGGCGCGGTCTTTTTGATTAACATCCCCATTGTGGCCCTGGTGCTTCTGCTGACCTGGCGCTGGGTGCCACGCCAGGCCTTTCGTTCCCAACAGAAGTTGAATCTGCCCCAGGCTATTATGCTGGTGGTGGCGATCCTGGGGCTGGTCTGGGCAGTGAAGAGCGCGATGAAGCCCGATATCAAAGCGATGCAAACGCTGGCCGCGCTTGTGCCTGCGCTATTGCTGCTGGTTTGGTTTGTTCGCATCCAACTGCGTTCGCCATCGCCGATGATCGATATCGCGCTGTTTCGCCATCGGGTGATCCTCACCGGCGTGGTGATGGCGGTGACCTCAATGGTGGCGCTGGTGGGATTTGAGCTGCTGATGGCGCAGGAGTTGCAGTTCGTCCATGGCCGGACACCGCTTCAGGCTGCGCTGTTTATGCTGCCGGTCATGCTTGCCAGCAGCTGTAGCGGTCCGCTGGCGGGGATGCTGGTTTCCCGTCTGGGGCTGCGCCGGGTCGCCACGGCTGGCATGGCGCTGAGTGGACTGAGTTTCCTGGGGCTGGCTAATGCCGATTTTCAGCATCAGCAGTGGCTGGTATGGAGCTGGATGGTGCTGTTGGGCATCAGTGCGACCGTGGCGTTGCTTTCTGCGACTTCGGCCATTATGTCGGCCACGCCGAAAGAGAAAGCGGCAGCGGCAGGGGCGATTGAAACTATGGCCTATGAACTGGGGGCCGGGTTGGGGATAGCGCTGTTTGGTCTGGTGCTGGCCCGTAGCTACAGCGCCGTTATCGCGCTGCCATTGGGGCTGACGGCAGACGAACAGCTCCGTGCCGCGTCCTCTATTGGCGAGGCGGTACAGGTGGCTGCCGGGCTGGAATCCGGACGCGGTCTGGCGGTGATGGAAGCCGCTTCGCAGGCCTTTACCCATTCCCACAGCGTGGTGCTGTTTTCCGCCTGCGTGATTTTACTGGCGCTGGCGGCAGTCGTCTGGTTTGCGCTAAGCGCCCAGCGATGCGAAAGCAACTAG
- a CDS encoding flavin reductase family protein gives MNKATWPVSDVRRWLEPGPVLLVSSHWQGKNNIMALGWHTIMEFSPSLVGCMLSAGNHSFDMVLHSEECVLNLPTEALADTVAQIGNCSGAQVDKFDYFGLTPEPGVKVRAPTIAECYASFECRLYDDSLVSDYNFFIFEVVEARVCREPSWPATLHYAGGGQFRGDGPLHDLSRWFTKVS, from the coding sequence ATGAACAAAGCAACCTGGCCAGTCAGCGACGTGCGACGCTGGCTGGAGCCCGGCCCGGTATTACTGGTCAGCTCCCACTGGCAGGGGAAAAATAACATTATGGCCCTGGGCTGGCACACCATAATGGAATTCTCGCCATCGCTGGTAGGCTGTATGCTTTCCGCCGGTAATCACAGCTTCGATATGGTGCTGCACAGTGAAGAGTGCGTACTGAATCTGCCGACCGAAGCGTTAGCCGATACCGTTGCCCAAATCGGCAATTGCAGCGGCGCGCAGGTGGATAAATTTGATTATTTCGGCTTAACCCCAGAGCCGGGCGTGAAGGTCAGAGCCCCGACCATTGCCGAATGCTATGCCAGCTTCGAATGCCGTCTTTATGACGACAGCCTGGTGAGTGACTACAACTTTTTTATCTTTGAAGTGGTTGAGGCCCGGGTATGTCGGGAACCTTCCTGGCCTGCCACCCTGCACTACGCGGGCGGCGGACAGTTTCGCGGCGACGGCCCCCTGCACGATCTGAGCCGCTGGTTTACTAAAGTTTCCTGA
- a CDS encoding GNAT family N-acetyltransferase, with protein sequence MPLNIWGQPVGDSLPDWQPRPTPQRRTLEGNWCRLIPLQQEQAPGLYHAFSQASDDSHWTWLPMEPPRDVDAFTRQLAQAAATDDPLHFTVMDNASQRPVGTLALMRIVPQHGVMEVGHVHFSALMQRSPLSTEAHWLLMQYAFNELGYRRYEWKCDSLNAPSRRAAQRLGFQYEGVFRQALVYKGRNRDTAWYSIIDSEWPHLNTAFQRWLSPANFDGQGGQRQTLEALRQRSPTGR encoded by the coding sequence ATGCCGCTAAATATCTGGGGCCAGCCGGTGGGCGATAGCCTGCCTGACTGGCAACCCCGCCCCACACCACAGCGCCGGACGCTGGAAGGAAACTGGTGCCGACTGATCCCCCTACAGCAGGAACAGGCCCCCGGCCTCTACCATGCCTTTTCACAGGCCAGCGATGACAGCCACTGGACATGGCTCCCTATGGAGCCACCGCGCGATGTCGATGCCTTCACCCGCCAGTTGGCGCAAGCCGCTGCCACCGATGACCCGCTCCATTTTACGGTGATGGATAACGCCAGCCAGCGCCCGGTCGGTACGCTGGCCCTGATGCGTATTGTGCCGCAGCACGGCGTTATGGAAGTTGGCCACGTTCACTTCTCTGCGCTCATGCAACGCAGCCCGCTCTCTACCGAAGCCCACTGGCTGTTGATGCAATATGCCTTCAACGAACTGGGCTATCGTCGCTATGAGTGGAAGTGTGACAGCCTGAATGCGCCTTCGCGCCGCGCCGCACAGCGCCTGGGCTTTCAGTACGAAGGTGTTTTCCGTCAGGCGCTGGTCTACAAAGGACGCAACCGGGACACCGCATGGTATTCCATTATCGACAGTGAATGGCCGCATCTTAATACCGCGTTTCAGCGCTGGTTGTCGCCCGCCAATTTCGACGGGCAGGGCGGACAGCGCCAGACGCTGGAAGCGCTACGCCAGCGCTCACCCACCGGGCGCTAA
- a CDS encoding YlaC family protein, whose amino-acid sequence MSEIQRLLTATIEQLNHQEKRDNRPRLSISFIRNHPWLFITMYLGWFATLAVMMLSPTLADSVWLLVVLFILLNGFFFFDVNPRYHYSDIDVLDLRVCYNGEWYNTRFAPTSLIDSILNSPRITAQQKAQLRKMVATKGEISFYDIWSLEHASAIKNVAVAPA is encoded by the coding sequence ATGAGTGAAATACAGCGCCTGCTAACTGCCACCATTGAACAGCTCAATCACCAGGAGAAGCGTGACAATCGTCCGCGGCTCAGTATTAGTTTTATCCGCAATCACCCCTGGCTGTTTATCACCATGTACCTCGGCTGGTTCGCCACGCTGGCGGTGATGATGCTCTCCCCTACCCTGGCCGATTCCGTCTGGCTGCTGGTCGTCCTTTTTATTCTGCTGAATGGTTTTTTCTTTTTTGATGTGAATCCCCGCTACCATTACAGCGACATTGACGTGCTGGATCTGCGTGTCTGCTATAACGGCGAGTGGTACAACACCCGTTTCGCCCCGACTTCGTTAATCGATAGCATCCTGAACTCCCCCCGGATCACTGCACAACAAAAAGCGCAATTGCGCAAAATGGTTGCCACCAAGGGTGAAATCTCTTTTTATGATATCTGGTCGCTGGAACACGCCAGCGCAATCAAAAACGTCGCTGTCGCGCCTGCATAA
- a CDS encoding HHA domain-containing protein — translation MTTKPLTKTDYLMRLRRCQTIDTLERVIEKNKYELSDHELAVFYSAADHRLAELTMNKLYDKIPTSVWKFVR, via the coding sequence ATGACAACCAAGCCGTTAACCAAGACAGACTATCTGATGCGTCTGCGCCGCTGCCAGACTATCGATACGCTGGAGCGTGTTATCGAAAAAAATAAATACGAATTATCAGACCATGAACTGGCGGTATTTTATTCAGCTGCTGACCACCGCCTGGCTGAACTCACGATGAACAAGCTTTACGATAAAATCCCGACGTCTGTGTGGAAATTTGTCCGATAA
- the tomB gene encoding Hha toxicity modulator TomB: MDEYSPKRHDIAQLKYLCENLYHDCLARLDDGTPGWVNDPTATVNLQLNDLIEHIATFALNYKIKYEDESRLTQQIDEYLDDTFMLFSNYGINAQDLQQWYKSSRRLFQCFVNESRANPVSLSF; the protein is encoded by the coding sequence ATGGACGAATACTCACCGAAGCGGCATGATATAGCGCAGCTAAAATATCTCTGCGAGAACCTGTATCACGACTGCCTGGCAAGGCTCGACGATGGCACCCCCGGCTGGGTTAATGACCCGACCGCCACCGTCAATCTGCAGTTGAATGATTTGATTGAGCATATAGCGACCTTCGCACTTAATTACAAGATTAAGTACGAAGATGAGAGTAGGTTAACCCAACAAATAGACGAATATCTGGACGACACCTTCATGTTGTTTAGCAACTACGGCATTAATGCACAGGATTTGCAACAATGGTACAAATCCAGCCGTCGCTTGTTCCAGTGTTTCGTCAATGAAAGCAGAGCCAACCCGGTAAGCCTTTCATTTTAA